A stretch of the Elephas maximus indicus isolate mEleMax1 chromosome 3, mEleMax1 primary haplotype, whole genome shotgun sequence genome encodes the following:
- the TRIM45 gene encoding tripartite motif-containing protein 45, translated as MSENRKQPLLGFVSKLPSWTALGNSGKTHCPLCMGLFKAPRLLPCLHTVCTKCLEQLEPFSVVDVRGGDSDTSSEGSIFQELKPRSPRPQIGILCPVCDAQVDLPVGGVKALTVDHLAMNDVMLESLRGEGQGLVCDLCSDREVEKRCQTCKANLCHFCCQAHRRQKKTTYHTMVDLKDLKGYSRIGKPILCPAHPAEELKLFCELCDKPVCRDCVVGEHREHPCDFTSNVIHKHGDSMRELLKGTQPHVEALEEALAQIKGLDSALQERVEAVAADVRTFSEGYIKAIEEHRDKLLKQLNDIRVQKENSLQLQKAQLEQLLADMRTGVEFTEHLLTSGSDLEILLTKGVVVERLTKLNKVEYSARPGVNDKICFSPQEKGRCRGYEVFGAINTKEVDPAKCVLQGEDLHRAREKQPASFTLLCKDAAGESMGRGGENIQVAVVPKDKKDCPVRTVVQDNKDGTYSVSYTPKEPGIYSVWVCVKEQHVQGSPFTVTVRKKSRPHQGVFHCCTFCSSGGQKTARCACGGTMPGGYLGCGHGHKGHPGRPHWSCCGKLTEKSECTGTGGQNTPRSLLRTVAL; from the exons ATGTCAGAAAACAGGAAGCAGCCGCTGCTGGGCTTCGTGAGCAAACTCCCCAGTTGGACTGCACTTGGCAACTCGGGCAAGACTCACTGCCCTTTGTGCATGGGGCTTTTCAAAGCCCCCAGGCTCTTGCCTTGTTTGCACACGGTTTGCACAAAGTGTCTGGAGCAGCTGGAACCCTTCTCAGTAGTGGATGTCCGAGGGGGAGACTCTGACACAAGCTCTGAGGGGTCAATATTCCAGGAACTGAAGCCACGCAGTCCTCGGCCGCAGATCGGCATCCTCTGTCCAGTATGTGATGCTCAGGTGGACCTGCCTGTGGGTGGAGTGAAGGCTTTAACCGTAGACCACCTGGCCATGAATGATGTGATGCTGGAGAGTCTGCGTGGGGAAGGCCAGGGCCTGGTGTGTGACCTGTGCAGCGACAGGGAGGTGGAGAAGAGGTGTCAGACCTGCAAAGCCAATCTCTGCCACTTCTGCTGCCAGGCTCATAG GCGGCAGAAGAAAACGACTTACCATACCATGGTGGACCTCAAAGACTTGAAAGGCTACAGCCGGATTGGGAAACCCATTTTGTGTCCTGCTCACCCTGCGGAGGAGCTGAAGCTGTTCTGTGAACTCTGCGACAAGCCTGTGTGCCGGGACTGTGTGGTGGGTGAGCACCGGGAGCACCCCTGTGACTTCACCAGCAACGTTATCCACAAGCATGGGGACTCCATGCGGGAGCTCCTCAAAGGCACCCAGCCCCACGTGGAGGCCCTGGAAGAAGCCCTGGCTCAGATCAAAGGCCTGGACAGTGCCCTCCAGGAGCgagtggaggctgtggcagcCGATGTCCGAACCTTCTCTGAGGGCTACATCAAAGCCATTGAGGAACATCGGGACAAGCTGCTGAAGCAGCTGAATGACATCCGGGTCCAGAAAGAAAACTCCCTGCAGCTGCAGAAGGCACAGCTTGAGCAGTTGCTGGCTGACATGCGGACTGGAGTGGAGTTCACTGAGCACTTGCTGACCAGCGGCTCGGACTTGGAGATCCTCCTCACCAAGGGGGTGGTAGTAGAACGACTCACAAAGCTGAACAAAGTTGAATATAGTGCCCGTCCTGGAGTAAACGATAAGATATGCTtctctcctcaggagaaaggccggTGCCGTGGCTATGAAGTTTTTGGGGCCATCAATACCAAAGAGGTCGATCCTGCCAAGTGTGTCCTTCAAGGAGAAG ATCTCCACAGAGCccgggagaaacagccagcctcgTTCACCCTGCTTTGTAAGGATGCAGCAGGAGAGAGCATGGGCAGGGGCGGAGAGAACATTCAAGTTGCTGTGGTCCCTAAAGATAAGAAAGATTG TCCAGTCAGAACGGTTGTCCAAGATAACAAGGATGGGACATACTCTGTCTCCTATACCCCTAAGGAACCTGGGATTTATTCTGTGTGGGTCTGTGTCAAAGAGCAGCACGTGCAG GGCTCACCATTCACGGTGACTGTGAGGAAGAAGAGCCGCCCACACCAAGGGGTGTTTCACTGCTGCACGTTCTGCTCCAGCGGAGGCCAGAAAACTGCTCGTTGTGCCTGTGGAGGCACAATGCCAG GCGGGTACCTAGGCTGTGGCCATGGACATAAAGGCCACCCAGGGCGTCCCCACTGGTCATGCTGTGGGAAGCTGACAGAGAAGTCAGAATGCACAGGGACAGGCGGCCAGAACACACCAAGGAGTCTCCTCAGGACTGTGGCCCTCTGA